The window TCTCCACTTGAACTGCCCGGTAGTAAAAGGTATACTAAGGAGGAAGAATGAATAAAGTAATAAGCGACCGTTCAATGGGAGTGCATTGAACGGTCCATGTAATAGCAGGTTCCCTTGGGGGAATCGGCGAATAGGACAAAATAATCCATCCACATGAGCCGCTAACTCAAGGATGGGTTATTTTTTATGGTTATGGGACAATATAGCCATGACTAGTGCTGCAAATGTAAATACGAGCATTAGCGTTTCGAATACTGTCACGAAGACCACCTCCCTTCACAGAGGGAAATGGCCGACCACCCTTGAGTCCCCTACTCTATTACTCTTCCATTTTACCATACATATGTTCGCATTCCTAGTATTGATCCAAATTCATCGGTTTCCATGAATAAAATCGTATACATTCAAAGCAGCACACGGGCCCCGCATCTGCCGACGACTTAGTGATCGTGTTCCTCTTCCTGCTCCTTCAAGACGCTTAAAATCGTAAAGCTTTCAACGTTGGAATCGTGCTGACAGCCTTCCAGTGTATAGCTGAATACTTGTTGTCCTTCCTCTGACACTAGCTCCGAGCAGGTCTTGCTCTCCTTGGCAGGGCTGTCTCCGCGGTCTTTATTTTTTGACCGATCAATTTCCAAATTAAATACGGTCCCGTCAAAGGCTAAGTCATACAATGTCGGATTTCCCTCAACCGTGTAGTTCGCAATCCGGACGGAGGCTGCTTCGTCCGCCTCTACGCTTTCTAAGAACCGTTCAAATTGAAAAAAGTTGTAAACGGGTCCGTTCATATTGATAACATCCCCGTTTTTCACCGCTTTTTCGCTGTCATATGAACAAGCAGATAGCAGGCATGTCCCGAAAAGCAGCAATAGATACACCAATTTTTGCATGTCATCCCTCCAACAACGTACTTGGTGTTTCACCTTTACTCTATGCGTCAGAGGAGGGGCTTATCCCGCACACCCTACCATTTACAAATTATTTTAAATAGTATATAATTAAGTAGAAATCCTTCACAATCATAACTGCCTAATTTGTTCGCATACCTATTCCGGGTATGTCTCAACAAACAAAAGCCAGTTCAAATTGAAATGCAAAATTCTTGCATTCATTTGAGCCGGCTTTTTTTATTCAACTATATCGAGGAGGTATGAAAATGACTGGTGCATTAAACGGAATTAAAGTTTTGGATCTCACCCGCGTGCTGGCGGGTCCTTATTGTACGATGATTCTAGGAGACTTGGGTGCCGAAGTAGTGAAAGTGGAAGCGCCGGGCGAAAGTGATGAAACCCGTGGATGGGGCCCCCCTTTTCAGAACGGCGTCAGTGCCTATTATCTTTGTGCGAATCGGAATAAAAAAAGCATTACCGTGGACCTGAAGTCCAAAGAAGGCATCGCGCTCATCAAAGGGTTGATTGCCGAATCGGATGTAATCATTCACAATTTCAAAGTGGGCACGATGGAGCGCTTCGGCCTCGGTTATGAAACCGTTGCCCAACTTAACCCCGCCATCGTGTATTGTTCCATAACCGGCTTTGGGGAAACCGGTCCGTATAAGGATTTACCTGGGTATGATTTCATCATTCAGGCGATGAGTGGACTGATGAGTATTACCGGCACTGAACAATCCGGCCCTCAGAAAATGGGCGTGGCCATTGCGGATATTTTGACCGGTTTATATGCGTGCATCGGCATCCAATCCGCATTGCTGGAACGGACCCAATCCGGCAAAGGGCAAAAGCTCGATATTTCCCTTTACGATACCGCTGTCAGCTCACTTGTGAACGTTGGCAGTAATTATATGATGTCCGGAAAAATCCCGACGGCCCTTGGCAACAGCCACGCCAATATTGTTCCGTATCAGACTTTTACGACGAAAGACGGGGAAATCGTCATTGCGATTGGCAACGACAATCAATTCAACCAGTTCTGTTCCATTTTGGAAAAGCCTGCTTTCAGCAAAGATCCCAAGTTCCGGACAAATGCCAATCGAGTAGAACATAGAGAATTGCTTGTTTCGCTCGTACAAGAAGTGTTGGAAACTAAACCGACCGCCTATTGGCTGGAGAAATGTCGCTCCCAGAATATCCCGTGTGGACCAATCCAATCCATCGCGGAAGTCAGTCTGGATCCACAGCTGCACGAACGGGAGATGTTCATCCAGTACGACCATCCTACCGCAGGGGTGGTGAAAGCGATCGGCAGTCCACTGAAACTTTCACGAACTCCCGTTAGCTATAAACTGCATCCCCCGAATCCCGGTGAACATAATGAAGAAATTTTGAGAAGGTGACAGTCACCTATCAAACCATAGTCTCTCTTTATCATCCACGTCGCCATTATAATTGATGAGGATTTCATCCCCTGCTTTGATATCGGTGAAAGCGTAGAAGTCAAAGGTGTGATTTCCAAAATTGATCTCATACGTCGCATTTGGCTCATAGGAATGGTTGAACAACATCCCATATCCTAACAGAATGGCGGTATGGTTGATGCCATATTCGAAAGCGTAATCCGCAAGTACCGTTTCCTCAATGTGGTGGTGCTGCTCGTTCGGGTAAGAAATGACGGGCGCTTCATGTAAAATCTGCCCTTTTTTAATATCACATGTCGCGAATACCCCTCTATTGAATTCGCCATCGCTTATTGTAGATGTTTTTATTTCGATCAAATTAACCGCCTACTCACTTTTAAAATTTCTTTCTAACTGTACCATACATTTGAAATGGTGACAGTCACCTCAATAATTCAGACACTATTCAGAATTGTTTCCGATTTGTGTGGGTGCCTGGCACTATTCTAGCAGTTCTCCAAGGATTTCATATGAGCGTAGTCTATCTTTATGGGAATAGATGCCCGAGCTGATGATCAATTCATCCGCCTTCGTCGCCTGCAAGAAGGCATCCATTTTGCGCTGGACCGTTTCCCGATCGCCGACGATGGTGGATGGCCAATTCATCAATTCTGCAATCGCCGCCTTCTCATATTCGGAAAAGAACGTGTCTAGATCATCCACCGGCGGCTTGAATTTCGTCGTAACGCCTCTGCGGATGTTCAGGAATTGTTGCTGATAGGATGTGGCGAGCCGTTGCGCCTCCTCATTCGTATCCGCCGCGATGACGTTCACGCCAAGCATGACATACGGTTCCGCCAGATTTTTGGACGGCCGGAACTGCTGATGATATAACTGCAGCGCCTGCATCAAATACCCCGGCGCAAAATGGCTTGCAAAGGAAAATGGCAGTCCTTGTTGTGCGGCAAGCTGTGCGCTGAATCCGCTGGAGCCGAGCAGCCAGATCGGGATATCCTGCCCTTCTCCCGGAACCGCACGCACGCGGGCCGTCGGATTGTAATCGAAATAGCCGCGCAGCTCCGCCAATTGCTCCGGAAAATCGTCTCCGCTGCTATGCAGCGTCCGGCGCAGCGCATATGCCGTCGCTTGGTCACTTCCCGGCGCCCGGCCCAGCCCCAGATCGATCCTTCCCGGATACATCGCCTCCAGTGTACCGAACTGCTCGGCAATCACAAGCGGCGCATGGTTCGGCAGCATGACGCCGCCCGACCCGACCCGGATCGTCTTCGTCGCGCCCGCCACATGGCCGATGATGACCGACGTCGCCGAACTTGCAACGCCTTGCATATTATGGTGCTCCGCAAGCCAAAATCGGTTGAACCCCCACTGCTCGGCATTCCTCGCGAGGTCGACACTATTTTGGAACGACTGCGCGGCATCGCTGCCTTCATTGATCATCGCAAGATCTAAAATGGATAAAGGAACGCCCTTATACTTCTTTGATGTTGTACTGATCACTTGAACCCACCTCTACTTTCGATCTACGGGGACACTATTGAATGTCCGTTCGTCTTTTATCATATCGTTTACAGAGGGTGGATTCCATTTCGGGGATTTGGAAGGAGAATGAAAGAAGATGCCAATTCGCGTCGAGGATAATAAGAGGACCACCAACTGGGGCGGTCCAGTTCTAAGGAAACATCCTCACCATTAACTCAATAGAATTTATCCCTCTCCGTCTTTTCCCGCTGATTCGGCGTCATTGGCTCTCGTTTCGGCTTCAAATTGTTGAGCTCAGCCAATTCCATCGAAATTTCCTCTTTCATGTCCGGTCGGTTTCCTGGTGTTTTCGAATTGGAATATAAATTACTATGCGCACCTTGTTTCATTGCCAAACCTCCCATTTCAATTTGCTGATGCAACGTTAATATGGACCGGTTTGCTCATTTTATGAGAGGCACATTTCCAAGGTTTGCATGGGCAATCCGGCCGGAATTCGGGTGAATTCCCATCAGCTGCCGTCTACCCGAATTCCCCTTTCCCAAAATCAAGATCCACCGCTTCATACGCAACGGGCCTCCAATCCGGTTCCACAGGCACCTCGTTCAAATAGTTCTCAAAGTGGGCCGGGGAGAACAACGTGGACGGCCGAAAGTAATTTCGCATGCGTGGATCATTCTCCCATTGCTTCCCCTTTACGTCAATGACCGCCTTGAAGTCCTCCAACACATAGCCCTCTGCTACTCTTTCGCTAATTAACTGTTGTGTCCATTTTGCATTCACCTTAAAGTCCTTTCCGGTTTTCGCATTTAAGTATTGAATAATTTCAGAGATGACATCGAGACTTGTCTCGCTCTTATCTTTTTTTAACTTCCTTTTAAGTTCTTTGGTTATTGGTGGGGACAACTTGTCAAAGTCCTGTGATGCCAGATTGTCGTCTCGGTCCGTGCCAATTTGTCCTTCCCCGTCAGGGCACACCGCCCTGCTCAAAGGGACAATCTGACCTGCTACCATTTGGCACTTTGCGTAATCAATTCGGTACCATTTCGTCCGATCTGTTTTCATCCTGTTATAGGCGGATGTCGAAATGACATAGCCTTCCTCTTCCAACTTCCGCATCGTCCGCATGATCGTCCTCTCCGACCAGAACGGAAACTCCTCCCGCCACTCCTCATACGTCTTATACACCCACACATACCCGTCCTTATGATTTTTCGAAATGAGCGAACGAAAATGCAGTTGCTGCAAGATGACTGCCTCGTTGAGTCCCACCTGTTTCACCAATGACGGAAGGATCAGCAGCGGGGGTTCGTTGATTAGTAAGTTCATAGTTTTACCTCCAAAGGGTCGTTTTACTTACTAGATAGGTACGAACCTGCGAAAAGGATACTGGCTGGTCAAAAAAATTATGTAAAAATAAAATGCCCGCTTCGAAAAGGGGCATCGAAAACTGTATAAAAAAATTATTACACAAACGGAACCGTTACAGTTTGGAAAGATTCCGTTTGAAATGCCGATACAGCTCATCCGGACTCCAACCGAGACGGTATTGCAGTTCGTGACAAAACGCGAGCAGAAGGAACGAACCGTCTGAATTCATTTCAAATTGGATGCCTCTGGCGGTTAGATCATCCATCAGCGGCCGCAGCGGTTCAAAATCACCTTTTTGGTACAGAACCTCGGCCCCTTCTTTCACTTCCCAGGCAAAACCGTCCATATTCTCTTTCCGCAAGCTATCTTCCGTTGCCTCCGATATATGATAAACAGCCTCAAACAGCAAGTCGATCTTCCCGTTCGTTAATTTACCCGTTCCGATGAAAATCCGTTTCACCTCATTATCAAGATTTCGGATTAACGGCACTTCTTTCCTAAAAGGTTCAAGCGCTTTTAGTATATTCATATAATACCAAGACTGCGAACGCTTTCCACGGTTGAACCTCGACCAGACCGCCTCTCCCACCTCCTCGATATCGGATTGGATTGAACGAATATTATGCAGCTTGTCCGCGACGATGACGGCCAGCTGATCCGGACTCTTTTTCGGCAGATCTGCAATCGTCCAAAGTTTCCTCTGTTCCCACGGTAAGGATTTATCTGGTTCGGTGGCGGCTTGCACCAATTCGAGGACATACGGACCAAAATCCAGCAATTCCTGTTCCGTTGTTTGCGTATCCTCCAGCGTATCATGAAGTAAACCGGCGGCCACGACTTCATCGGGATATCGATGATGTTTCAAAATCATCGCCACCGCAAACGGATGGGTGATATAAGGGATCATTGTCCCCTTTCGATACTGTCCTTCATGTTTTTCCAAAGCGAATTGGAATGCTTTTTCGATAATATTCATGATGGCCTCCTTTCTATTTTTCCTTTTAGATAGGCCTATAAGTGGAAAATGACTGTTGGTTGGTGTAACCAAATTACTTAAAGAAATCATGTAACATATTATTAAAATATACCCCAATAAAAATAGACTGCCAATTAGCATGCTAATTTACAGTCTATTTTTATGTTTAATTTACGTTTTTACCTATTTGATCATCGGGATTTTGCTTTCCGATAACTATCATAGGTTTCTAATACCGTGGTAACAATAACAACCACGAAAACGGTCCATACCGCCCATTCTAAAAAATTATGGACTGATGAATTACTGATTTCAAGTAAACTTGCCATATACGGAATTACGGCATCGTGGATCAAAGCGGGATTGGTGACCATGACAAGTAAGACAATCGAACTAAATACGTTCCGGACTGCATTTATCGTAACCAGTTTCATGGTCCATTGTCGTTCTATCCATTTGTATAGTCCTACTCCAATTTCGAATAAGGCAAGTAGTACAATGAGTGGCCAATACGACATCAATACCTCTTGATTAAAAGCTGGCATCACCATTTGTAATCCTACACCATCTATGGATCGATAAACGCCAGCGAGATGGTCCGCATTGAAATAAAAAACCAACCAAATCGCTGTCCAGACGAATCCAAAAATAACCTCACCTCTTGAAATCGCCCGTTTCTTCGAAACCACCATGACATGCTTCAAATCGTCTGGAGTCCATGCCGATCCATATTTGGTCATCGGGAGATCGCTTTTTGATAAGCCGACTCTCTCAATGAATATAAATACTATGGTGACCCAAAAGAAAGTTTGGATAAGCACATGTATTAGATTACCGATGATGATCCCAAAACTTTTGATCACGACAGAAAGCACACTTTCTTCTCCTGAAAAAAGGACAATCGCTTCAACAACATGAACCAATATCGTTATTAATATAGCCCAAGGGATAATCATTTTCATCGTGTACATATAAGCATCGTAAACTTTTGGTCCAATCAAATGCATCGGTGTATCGCGATAACTGGCTGCAAGCTGTGCAGGATCACCAAGTTTCAAAAGAACTTCCCTTACTTCGTATTCAGCAAAATTTTCGGACAACATATCTTCTATGGTGGATCTGAGTTCGAGAGCAATATCATCCCGCGTTTTTTCTGGCAGCCTTCTCGTCACTTCATACACATACGCCTCAATCAGATGCATGATTTTCATCTCCTTCTAGTAATGATTTCAGCTCCACCGTCATGGTTTCCCATTCCATTTTCAATTGCTCATAAATTTCACTGCCAAACGGGCTGATTACGTAATACTTGCGGGGTCTGCTTTCTGTCGTATCCCAACTACTCGTAACGAGTTCCTGTTTCTCTAACCGGCGAAGTAAGGGGTATAACGTACTTTGCTCTATGGCTACGCCTGCCTCTTCAAGACGTTGGACTAAGGAATATCCATATTGAGGAGTCCGTAATTGACTCAATACGGCAAGAGTTAACGTTCCTCTCCTTAATTCCGTTGTGAATGTCTCCAACAATGGCCCCATCGTTCTCACCTCATCTTCTTATACTGTGTATCATACACTATTATAAAAACAACATCAATAGGCACGTAACATTATTCGGTGTTGATTTAATAAAAATAAAAAGAAGCTTCCCAAAAGTCGTTAGACCGTTCGGAAGCTTCTTTGGTGGTGTTTACCAATGTTAGTACCAAAGATGTTTTTTTATTAGACACAAAGCTCATATGGAATTCAGCGTTCTGCGCTGACGTTCCCTCAACAACAAGATTGTGGCTTTGTCATTGTTTCAGGTTCGTATTTTTACGGAACACTTCTGCAGGCGACTTAATGAATGTCAATAAAGTTAGACTCCAACAATCCTTCCAATTGGTGTAGTATCCATAGCTTACAGTAGGTTCCCTCAAGGGTGTCAGCGTAAATGACACAAAAATTCATCCATGACGAGCAACCGCTCCAGGATGGATTTTACTTTATTGGGGAACGACAGCCGTCTGATTCATCAACCAGGCGCCGGAGCTGCAGCTGCTTGATCGGCTTTTGCACAGTCAATCGCCACGACGAGTGATACGAGAAGGGGTTCCGTTTCTTCATTTTCAATTTGCAGCTGGTAGCTATCGCCCCAGGTGAACCATTTCTTGCGGACGGATCCGATCACTTCTCCGTTCTGATACACTTCGAAATTCATGTCCCACCAATTTCCCCGCACTTCCATATCTACCGCGTCAATCGAGTAACGCGATTTCAGGAAGGAAAAGTGTTTCTTAATCGTCACGGTTTCTTGGCCACTCACTTCCACAAAGAAGGTCGGCAGGAAACTAAAAGTCTTCTTTGTAATCACCGCGACTTCCTTCCTCGCTGAATCCGTAATGGAAAACGTCTTTGGAATCTGCAGGAAACTCCCTTCCACGAAATACACTTCATTCTCCTGCTCATCTTTCACCGAAAACTTACCGCTCAGACTAAACACCTTTTGCTTAATATACAACTGTCTCATGCAATCCCCCCTATAGGAAAAACCATTCCGAGTCAAATACCCAAATGCGCATCGAGCACTTCGGTCACTTTCTCCCTGCCCGTTTCCGACGTCACAATACAGCTGGCGGTGGATCGCTTCGTCTGGATTTTCAGTTCATACCCGCCATTCACTTCGTGAGAATATCCGTAGAAGCGATGGTTCGTATCAATCGGCACAAAGTGATAGGATTGGATACTCTTCCAGGGCACAAACCGCCCACCGTCCAAAATCCCGTCCTCGACGATGGAAAACAAATTCCAGACTTGAGATAAATTAAAGAAAATCGGGATAAATACGAGGTAGGCAGGCCAGTTTGTATTACTGCTGAACAAATTGCCGATAACGAAAATCGTCAAAAAGACGAGAATAAGGCCATTCATGAAAAAGCCAGTTTTTTGATGTGATATCCTCGGTAAATCTACTGCTTTTTGTGGCTGTTTCCGAATCGTTCTCCAATCCTCTTCCGTTTTTGGGAAAACAGCAGGTTGTTTCATTTTAATTAAAAGCCGAAAGAATCGGTAATAGAAATATCCTAAACATAACAAGAACAAGATGCCAGTTACTATTTTCATCTGAACCATCTCCCTGTGCCACACGTTCAACCGCATAATTCTTTATCTTTTTATACGTGCTACCATGCCAGAAGTTTCATTTTTTTATATATAATATTTTGAATTTAGCCGGAATGGGGGGGAAATACGATGATGTTTAAGTTTAACAAGTAAAAAGGTGCTTCGCTTAAATAATATCCTTAAGCGAAGCACCTTTTCATTTACTTACTGAGCACTTAATTCAACGGCACGATCATAAATCGCTTGTCCGGGTAAGCCTCTTCCTTCCACCTTTTCTATCCATTTTTCAATCGTTGGATTTATAAGGACTTTCCATTCATCGAGTTCCTCTTCACTTAACTCATAAATTTCAACGCCTTTTTCTTTCGCTTGCTCCACAGCGTCTCTTCCGGATTGATCGTGAAGGGCGGCCGCTTTCATGGACAATTTTTCACCAGTTAATTCTCGGATGGCGGTTTGGTTTTCTTCACCTAGCGAATCCCATGTATTTTCGTTCATCGTTGCGTAAAATGTCGTGGAATAAAAATTGCCGACCGTGGCATAGTTAATCACATCTATCAAACTGTGACCAAGCAACGCTTCCCATGGTGCGATCGTCCCGTCGACCACCCCTCGTTCAAGCGCTTCATAAGTCTCGTTCATCGGCATCGAAACTGGCGTGGCACCGATTGCTGTCAGCCACTCATTCGTTTCCGCGGACGGGGATCGAATTCTCATTCCTTTTAGATCTTCAAGACTCTTCACCGGCTTTCCAACTGTGAAGATTTGGCCAGGATCGGAAGTGAACAGCCATAAAGGAACCGTTCCCGTATATTCCTCTTCAAATTCCGGGAATTCCTCATACAGCTGCCATAATACTTTTGCTCCTTTTTCCCCTTGATCACTCATGAATGGCAGTTCCATCACTGAAGTGAGTGGAAATTGGTTTGGGTTGTAACTATTCACGCTGAAGCCAATATCGATAGCACCTGTGGCAGCTGCATCGAACTGTCCATCCGAAGCCGCCAATGATGCCCCTGGATAGGATGTAATTTTCACCTGTCCATTCGTCGCTTCTTCCACATCAGCAATTAATTCCTTCACCGTCACCGTTTCTTGACCATGACTCGGTGGCCATACATGAGACAAGTCCAACGCAATCGTACTTGCCGACCCTGCCCCCGTATCAGTTCCCGCTTCGGCTTTTGGATCGTCGCTACTACAGGCGGCCAACATCATACTTGTCGCCATTGCGATACATAATAGAAGAGACTTCTTTTTGATGGATGGTGCTTTCATTTTTTCACACTCCTAAATTTTCATTCTCTACTTTGTGAATTTATGAGATTTATTGTAGGATGGTCATAAAAGATTAACGATTTTAAACTATCGATGAATGAAAGACGTGGTTTCATTGCCTCCTACTATAAAAAACGAGCTTCAATCACAAAACGAACTGAACCGATTGTATTTTCATATCCATCGGATTGATGAAAATACGAGATCGGCCGATTGGCAGATCGATAAAGTGGACCGTCCGTATGCTGTTTTTTGGTATGTGGTTTCCGGTGAGAAAACCATTTTTATCGATGATGTCAAATACATTGTCCGAGCCGGGGATTTCGTATTATTTCCCTCCCAGACCTCTTTTAAAATACTAGAATCCGAAACAGGAATGCCCATGCATCATTTGGAAATCGCTGTTGAGATCAAACTTGGACCGTTTAATTTGATGACTTTATACGATTTTCCAATCATCACCAATTTAATTGGCACAGCGATCGAGACACCGTTAATCAGTTTGTGGAGACGGCTTAAAGCCGAATGGACGCCAGACATTCGAACTCCTTTTTCTCCTTCCTATGGAGAGTTGAATTTCGGTCTGGACCAGACGATTGAACTTCTTCAGTTCAACGCCTTAACGCTGGATTGGTTTATAAAGGTCTTCACCTTGCTGCGACCGCATGCAGACAAATTATTTCCGACGTTCGATCCGCGCCTTCAGCAACTTTTCACTTTTATTGATAATCATTTGAATGAAAAACTAAGCTTAAAAAGTCTTGCCGAAGAAGTTTTCTTAAGTGAAAGCCACTTAAGTCTTCTGTTCCGCCAAAACGTGAAAATGGCGCCGATGGAATACGTCCGGAATATCAGATTGCTAAAGGTCCGTAAATTACTGTTAACAACGAATCTCTCTCTGAAAGAAATCTCAGAGAGAATCGGCTTTGACGATCAAAGCCAATTGAGCCGTGCTTTTCGCCGGGCTACAGGAATTAGCCCAACCGAGTACCGACGAAAGGGCGATTTTATTTAAAAGATAAGAGGGAGGCCGTCTCCCTTTTCCCCTATAAAAACATCGCTAAATTCATGACCGTCAAGACAGATTGATCTGCATAAACCGTACGCGAAGCGACTTTCCAGTCACCATCTACTTTTCTGAGAAGGTCTTCCCGCTCTCCGAATATTTCTTCCGTATTCGCCTCGGAACTTCTGCTCCGTTTAAATAGGAAATAACTGATCACTTTATATTCATCTGGAGCGCCGGTTTGTTCCACCATCACATTACTAATAAAATGCCTTTGTCTCGGCGCCGGATCATCTACCCAAGCAGATTTCATATACAGTCGTTCCACTTTCATCGCAATGTCTTTTTTCGTATCCGAAAAATACGTCATCTCCTGATTCACATTGGATCCCATTTTATTTTCCACGGTCACCCGTAACGGCATAACATAGGTAATATCCTCCGCAAGCAAATCAAGCCATTCCCGATAGTTGCGATGGTCCAGTAAATACGCTTCCCGATAATAAAATTGGGTGATTTCTTCTTGGAGTGACAATTGCATCTGCCCTTGCATCAGCCCTCACCTCCGGATTCCTTCGTCATCAGTTCCAACCAATATTTATGCATGCTTCTCGCGATATGGTCAGTGTAACATGTCGGGTATGCTTCACCCGGCCCGGGAAAGGTTTCATCGATTTCCACATTATCAAAGCCCATGAGATAGTTCGCCATATTGTTGTAGCTTAGCGTCCGATCACGTGACATAGTCCCGGAACTTGCTTCAATAATGCGCGCCCAATTTTCCGTGTCATCTTGCTCCAATGTGCCGGCCGCCCCAAACGTTGCGAGGAATCCTTTGTACGATTTTTCTTTATACTCTTCAGGAAGCGCCTTGTCGATCATATACCAGACCCAGATTTCAATTTTTTCGGGTCCGATCGGCCGCCAAACCCGCCAATTAAGGTGGTTATGCCGGACCCCCTCCGATCCGCTGCAGGAACTGAGGAAGGATAGATTCGGGAAAACACCGCCTACAAAGTTCGTTACTTTCGAGAAGATTTCCACTTGCTTTTCATTTAAATTCCTTTCAAACATCGTCCACATATCCTCTGGCATCCCCTGGTATTTATTGGCCGATGCCCCGGTTGCAGAGGTGATGACATTAATCCCATGGCCATTTTGTAACACGACTTGGTGTCCATAGGACGCATACAATGGATCGGACGGCGTCAGCTTCATTTCCGTAGCGGATCTATGCGTTGTCTGCACATGATAAGGATCCGCCGCAAAGTTCTCAGCTGTCATTTTCCAGTTCGCTTTCGCAATCCATCGCTGCGGCACTCCCCTGACTTCCATGCCTCCGTCACTTCTACCGAGCATAATGTCAAAGTAGAATTTCATATCTCCTAAATAATCTTCTAACGACATGGCATTCGGATCGAGATTGCCGAAGATCATCCCTTGATAACTCTCCACTCTTGGTACCGGCCGGAGCCCCCACTCGCTTTTATCCATTTTTTCACCATACACTTTATTCCCGGCGACAATCCCGATTAATTCCCCGTCCAGATTGAAAGTCCACCCATGATACGGACATGTATGCGCTTTCTTATTTCCGTAATCTTCGGTGCACAGACGGGTGCCGCGATGAGAACAAGAGTTTAGAAATGCTTTGATCTCACCTTTTCGATTTTTCATGAGCAAGATCGGATCATCGACCATCATCCTCGTAATATAGCTGCCGCTTTCTTTCAACTCAGATTCATGCGCAAGAAAAAGCCAAGTTTTGCTGAATACTTTTTCCTGCTCCAACTTGTAAATCTCCGGGTCGGTGACCACCCACTGGGGAAAATAGCCCTC is drawn from Sporosarcina sp. FSL W7-1349 and contains these coding sequences:
- a CDS encoding HAAS signaling domain-containing protein, translated to MHLIEAYVYEVTRRLPEKTRDDIALELRSTIEDMLSENFAEYEVREVLLKLGDPAQLAASYRDTPMHLIGPKVYDAYMYTMKMIIPWAILITILVHVVEAIVLFSGEESVLSVVIKSFGIIIGNLIHVLIQTFFWVTIVFIFIERVGLSKSDLPMTKYGSAWTPDDLKHVMVVSKKRAISRGEVIFGFVWTAIWLVFYFNADHLAGVYRSIDGVGLQMVMPAFNQEVLMSYWPLIVLLALFEIGVGLYKWIERQWTMKLVTINAVRNVFSSIVLLVMVTNPALIHDAVIPYMASLLEISNSSVHNFLEWAVWTVFVVVIVTTVLETYDSYRKAKSR
- a CDS encoding PadR family transcriptional regulator, with product MGPLLETFTTELRRGTLTLAVLSQLRTPQYGYSLVQRLEEAGVAIEQSTLYPLLRRLEKQELVTSSWDTTESRPRKYYVISPFGSEIYEQLKMEWETMTVELKSLLEGDENHASD
- a CDS encoding conserved phage C-terminal domain-containing protein, which produces MNLLINEPPLLILPSLVKQVGLNEAVILQQLHFRSLISKNHKDGYVWVYKTYEEWREEFPFWSERTIMRTMRKLEEEGYVISTSAYNRMKTDRTKWYRIDYAKCQMVAGQIVPLSRAVCPDGEGQIGTDRDDNLASQDFDKLSPPITKELKRKLKKDKSETSLDVISEIIQYLNAKTGKDFKVNAKWTQQLISERVAEGYVLEDFKAVIDVKGKQWENDPRMRNYFRPSTLFSPAHFENYLNEVPVEPDWRPVAYEAVDLDFGKGEFG
- a CDS encoding DUF4362 domain-containing protein, whose protein sequence is MQKLVYLLLLFGTCLLSACSYDSEKAVKNGDVINMNGPVYNFFQFERFLESVEADEAASVRIANYTVEGNPTLYDLAFDGTVFNLEIDRSKNKDRGDSPAKESKTCSELVSEEGQQVFSYTLEGCQHDSNVESFTILSVLKEQEEEHDH
- a CDS encoding HD domain-containing protein, with amino-acid sequence MNIIEKAFQFALEKHEGQYRKGTMIPYITHPFAVAMILKHHRYPDEVVAAGLLHDTLEDTQTTEQELLDFGPYVLELVQAATEPDKSLPWEQRKLWTIADLPKKSPDQLAVIVADKLHNIRSIQSDIEEVGEAVWSRFNRGKRSQSWYYMNILKALEPFRKEVPLIRNLDNEVKRIFIGTGKLTNGKIDLLFEAVYHISEATEDSLRKENMDGFAWEVKEGAEVLYQKGDFEPLRPLMDDLTARGIQFEMNSDGSFLLLAFCHELQYRLGWSPDELYRHFKRNLSKL
- a CDS encoding CaiB/BaiF CoA transferase family protein is translated as MTGALNGIKVLDLTRVLAGPYCTMILGDLGAEVVKVEAPGESDETRGWGPPFQNGVSAYYLCANRNKKSITVDLKSKEGIALIKGLIAESDVIIHNFKVGTMERFGLGYETVAQLNPAIVYCSITGFGETGPYKDLPGYDFIIQAMSGLMSITGTEQSGPQKMGVAIADILTGLYACIGIQSALLERTQSGKGQKLDISLYDTAVSSLVNVGSNYMMSGKIPTALGNSHANIVPYQTFTTKDGEIVIAIGNDNQFNQFCSILEKPAFSKDPKFRTNANRVEHRELLVSLVQEVLETKPTAYWLEKCRSQNIPCGPIQSIAEVSLDPQLHEREMFIQYDHPTAGVVKAIGSPLKLSRTPVSYKLHPPNPGEHNEEILRR
- a CDS encoding LURP-one-related/scramblase family protein, whose product is MRQLYIKQKVFSLSGKFSVKDEQENEVYFVEGSFLQIPKTFSITDSARKEVAVITKKTFSFLPTFFVEVSGQETVTIKKHFSFLKSRYSIDAVDMEVRGNWWDMNFEVYQNGEVIGSVRKKWFTWGDSYQLQIENEETEPLLVSLVVAIDCAKADQAAAAPAPG
- a CDS encoding SET domain-containing protein, with product MIEIKTSTISDGEFNRGVFATCDIKKGQILHEAPVISYPNEQHHHIEETVLADYAFEYGINHTAILLGYGMLFNHSYEPNATYEINFGNHTFDFYAFTDIKAGDEILINYNGDVDDKERLWFDR
- a CDS encoding LLM class flavin-dependent oxidoreductase → MISTTSKKYKGVPLSILDLAMINEGSDAAQSFQNSVDLARNAEQWGFNRFWLAEHHNMQGVASSATSVIIGHVAGATKTIRVGSGGVMLPNHAPLVIAEQFGTLEAMYPGRIDLGLGRAPGSDQATAYALRRTLHSSGDDFPEQLAELRGYFDYNPTARVRAVPGEGQDIPIWLLGSSGFSAQLAAQQGLPFSFASHFAPGYLMQALQLYHQQFRPSKNLAEPYVMLGVNVIAADTNEEAQRLATSYQQQFLNIRRGVTTKFKPPVDDLDTFFSEYEKAAIAELMNWPSTIVGDRETVQRKMDAFLQATKADELIISSGIYSHKDRLRSYEILGELLE